One Brassica napus cultivar Da-Ae chromosome A5, Da-Ae, whole genome shotgun sequence DNA window includes the following coding sequences:
- the LOC106453844 gene encoding uncharacterized protein LOC106453844, with translation MRVENGRSARFWLDNWAPTSSITMSQVSPGGHLGIPLNATIASLNREGNWRLPPARSEAMLELYAYMTTIELTSQQDYYEREIQGTTTTKFSTGAIYTYLRGTISEPSWTKAIWFPRAIPRHSFHLWLMTLDRCPTRDRMIQWGIQVDPTCLLCNLAPESRDHLYFDYSYGFALWTMVTTRCRITPRRSWSRTIAQMEMLPLRKAERLLTLLSWQATVYWLWKERNDRHHNNTFRSVDSIFSLLDRQIRNKIQSFRESNPTLSSQMMHRWFETTPTRSTPS, from the coding sequence TGGGCACCCACAAGCTCCATAACCATGTCGCAGGTCTCCCCTGGTGGCCATCTAGGCATTCCGCTGAATGCAACCATCGCTTCACTGAATCGAGAGGGGAATTGGAGATTACCACCGGCTAGGTCAGAAGCAATGCTTGAACTCTATGCCTACATGACAACAATTGAGCTTACCAGTCAACAAGATTACTACGAACGGGAGATACAAGGAACAACAACCACAAAATTTAGCACGGGAGCAATCTACACTTACTTGCGAGGTACAATTTCAGAACCATCTTGGACTAAAGCAATTTGGTTCCCTCGAGCTATCCCGAGACACTCTTTCCACTTGTGGTTGATGACTCTTGATCGGTGTCCAACTAGAGATAGAATGATCCAATGGGGGATTCAAGTAGATCCTACCTGCCTCCTCTGCAATTTGGCTCCCGAATCAAGAGATCACCTATACTTTGACTACTCCTACGGCTTCGCACTCTGGACAATGGTAACAACGCGATGTCGAATCACCCCCAGGAGATCTTGGAGTCGAACGATCGCCCAAATGGAGATGTTACCTCTGCGGAAAGCTGAACGTCTTCTTACACTCCTCTCATGGCAAGCAACTGTGTACTGGTTATGGAAGGAGCGCAATGACCGTCACCATAACAACACCTTCAGGTCGGTTGATTCCATCTTCTCTCTGCTTGACCGTCAGATTAGAAACAAGATCCAAAGCTTTAGGGAATCAAATCCTACCCTCTCCTCACAGATGATGCATCGTTGGTTCGAAACAACTCCAACTCGATCAACTCCTTCGTAA
- the LOC106451783 gene encoding armadillo repeat-containing protein LFR isoform X1 has protein sequence MQKREFAKSGGQSGGSSAPPAKRGRPFGSTSANSAAAAAAAAAAEAMSPSALLGPSLLVHNSFVVEQNNKRIVLALQSGLKSEVTWALNTLTLLSFKERDDIRRDFTPLAKIPGLLDALLLIIDDWRDIALPKDFTSGTRVRSLGVNSSVSGFGSEFDALASVQPPGSGVGSSPGEALGKKSKHQSSQWWNEEDGLFNLDDEGRAEKQLCAIAASNVIRNFSFMPDNETIMAQHRHCLETVYQCINDHMAEDEELVTNSLETIVNLAHLMDLRIFSSSKQSYIKINEKQAVQAVLGILNSSVKAWNCAAAELLGRLIINPDNEPFISPLIPQIHKRLVDLLSIPAVDAQAAAVGALYNLVEVNMDCRLKLASERWAIDRLLKVIKTPHPVPEVCRKAAMILENLVSEPQNRGLLLAYENAFAELLFQDGKYSDSFARILYELTARSNSRVASARGIWGM, from the exons atgcagAAACGAGAGTTTGCGAAATCCGGCGGTCAGTCGGGTGGATCTTCGGCTCCGCCAGCGAAGAGAGGCCGTCCCTTCGGTAGTACGAGTGCAAACTCTGCAGCTGCAGCAGccgcggcggcggcggcggaagCGATGTCTCCGTCAGCTCTACTCGGCCCTTCTCTTCTAGTTCACAATTCCTTCGTCG tagAGCAGAACAACAAGAGAATAGTGCTGGCGTTACAGAGTGGTCTGAAGAGCGAGGTGACATGGGCGTTGAACACACTTACGCTGCTCTCCTTCAAAGAAAGAGATGATATTCGTAGAGATTTCACTCCTCTTGCTAAGATCCCTGGCTTGCTTGACGCCCTTCTCTTAATC ATTGATGACTGGCGTGACATAGCTCTCCCTAAGGACTTCACAAGTGGAACTAGGGTCAGGTCTTTAGGTGTCAATTCTTCTGTTTCAGGATTCGGGAGCGAGTTCGATGCTCTTGCCTCTGTTCAACCACCTGG ATCCGGCGTTGGCTCTTCACCTGGTGAGGCGTTAGGGAAAAAGAGCAAGCATCAGTCATCTCAGTGGTGGAATGAAGAGGATGGTTTGTTCAATCTAGACGATGAAGGCAGAGCAGAGAAACAGCTCTGCGCCATTGCTGCATCTAACGTCATCCGCAACTTCTCCTTCATGCCTGATAATGAAACTATAATGGCTCAGCATCGCCATTGCTTAGAAACTGTTTACCAATGCATTAACGATCATATGGCCG AGGATGAAGAGCTGGTCACAAACTCGCTTGAGACCATTGTGAACCTAGCTCATTTGATGGATCTTCGTATTTTCAGCTCCTCTAAACAGTCATACATCAAGATTAA TGAAAAGCAAGCAGTTCAAGCTGTCTTAGGGATTCTCAATTCTTCTGTCAAAGCTTGGAACTGTGCTGCTGCTGAACTGCTGGGGCGTTTGATAATCAATCCAGACAATGAACCTTTCATTAGTCCCTTGATTCCGCAG ATACACAAGAGACTAGTCGATCTCTTGAGCATACCAGCCGTCGATGCACAAGCTGCAGCTGTTGGGGCACTCTACAATCTTGTGGAAGTAAACATGGATTGTAGATTGAAGCTTGCAAGTGAGAGATG GGCGATTGATAGGTTGTTGAAAGTGATAAAGACGCCACATCCAGTTCCAGAAGTCTGCAGGAAAGCTGCAATGATTCTAGAGAACCTTGTCTCTGAGCCACAGAACAGAGGGTTGCTACTGGCGTATGAGAATGCTTTTGCTGAGCTGCTTTTTCAAGATGGTAAGTATTCTGATTCGTTTGCGAGGATTTTGTATGAACTAACTGCCAGATCAAATAGCAGAGTGGCTTCGGCTAGGGGAATCTGGGGAATGTAA
- the LOC106451783 gene encoding armadillo repeat-containing protein LFR isoform X2 encodes MQKREFAKSGGQSGGSSAPPAKRGRPFGSTSANSAAAAAAAAAAEAMSPSALLGPSLLVHNSFVEQNNKRIVLALQSGLKSEVTWALNTLTLLSFKERDDIRRDFTPLAKIPGLLDALLLIIDDWRDIALPKDFTSGTRVRSLGVNSSVSGFGSEFDALASVQPPGSGVGSSPGEALGKKSKHQSSQWWNEEDGLFNLDDEGRAEKQLCAIAASNVIRNFSFMPDNETIMAQHRHCLETVYQCINDHMAEDEELVTNSLETIVNLAHLMDLRIFSSSKQSYIKINEKQAVQAVLGILNSSVKAWNCAAAELLGRLIINPDNEPFISPLIPQIHKRLVDLLSIPAVDAQAAAVGALYNLVEVNMDCRLKLASERWAIDRLLKVIKTPHPVPEVCRKAAMILENLVSEPQNRGLLLAYENAFAELLFQDGKYSDSFARILYELTARSNSRVASARGIWGM; translated from the exons atgcagAAACGAGAGTTTGCGAAATCCGGCGGTCAGTCGGGTGGATCTTCGGCTCCGCCAGCGAAGAGAGGCCGTCCCTTCGGTAGTACGAGTGCAAACTCTGCAGCTGCAGCAGccgcggcggcggcggcggaagCGATGTCTCCGTCAGCTCTACTCGGCCCTTCTCTTCTAGTTCACAATTCCTTCGTCG AGCAGAACAACAAGAGAATAGTGCTGGCGTTACAGAGTGGTCTGAAGAGCGAGGTGACATGGGCGTTGAACACACTTACGCTGCTCTCCTTCAAAGAAAGAGATGATATTCGTAGAGATTTCACTCCTCTTGCTAAGATCCCTGGCTTGCTTGACGCCCTTCTCTTAATC ATTGATGACTGGCGTGACATAGCTCTCCCTAAGGACTTCACAAGTGGAACTAGGGTCAGGTCTTTAGGTGTCAATTCTTCTGTTTCAGGATTCGGGAGCGAGTTCGATGCTCTTGCCTCTGTTCAACCACCTGG ATCCGGCGTTGGCTCTTCACCTGGTGAGGCGTTAGGGAAAAAGAGCAAGCATCAGTCATCTCAGTGGTGGAATGAAGAGGATGGTTTGTTCAATCTAGACGATGAAGGCAGAGCAGAGAAACAGCTCTGCGCCATTGCTGCATCTAACGTCATCCGCAACTTCTCCTTCATGCCTGATAATGAAACTATAATGGCTCAGCATCGCCATTGCTTAGAAACTGTTTACCAATGCATTAACGATCATATGGCCG AGGATGAAGAGCTGGTCACAAACTCGCTTGAGACCATTGTGAACCTAGCTCATTTGATGGATCTTCGTATTTTCAGCTCCTCTAAACAGTCATACATCAAGATTAA TGAAAAGCAAGCAGTTCAAGCTGTCTTAGGGATTCTCAATTCTTCTGTCAAAGCTTGGAACTGTGCTGCTGCTGAACTGCTGGGGCGTTTGATAATCAATCCAGACAATGAACCTTTCATTAGTCCCTTGATTCCGCAG ATACACAAGAGACTAGTCGATCTCTTGAGCATACCAGCCGTCGATGCACAAGCTGCAGCTGTTGGGGCACTCTACAATCTTGTGGAAGTAAACATGGATTGTAGATTGAAGCTTGCAAGTGAGAGATG GGCGATTGATAGGTTGTTGAAAGTGATAAAGACGCCACATCCAGTTCCAGAAGTCTGCAGGAAAGCTGCAATGATTCTAGAGAACCTTGTCTCTGAGCCACAGAACAGAGGGTTGCTACTGGCGTATGAGAATGCTTTTGCTGAGCTGCTTTTTCAAGATGGTAAGTATTCTGATTCGTTTGCGAGGATTTTGTATGAACTAACTGCCAGATCAAATAGCAGAGTGGCTTCGGCTAGGGGAATCTGGGGAATGTAA
- the LOC106451782 gene encoding elongation factor-like GTPase 1, with protein sequence MDESDGRKIRNICILAHVDHGKTTLADHLIASSGDGELLKPRLAGKVRYMDYLDEEQRRAITMKSSSISLRYKDYSLNLIDSPGHMDFCSEVSTAARLSDGALVLVDAVEGVHIQTHAVLRQAWIEKLTPCLVLNKIDRLICELRLSPMEAYTRLIRIVHEVNGIVSAYKSEKYLSDVDSILASPSGEITDESLELLEDDEEVTFQPQKGNVVFVCALDGWGFGVSEFANFYASKLGAKAETLQKSLWGPRYYIPKTKMIVGKKSYAGSKIKPMFVQFVLEPLWEVYEAALDPGSDRAVLAKVIKSFNLNIPQRELQNKDPKNLLQSVMSRWLPLSDAVLSMAVKHLPDPISAQAYRIPRLVPERKVIGGNDADSSVLAEAEHVRRSIEACDSSRDSPCVVFVSKMFAMPMKMIPLGGDHRERMNGLNDDDSKSESDECFLAFARIFSGVLRAGQRVFVISALYDPLKGESSQKYIQEAELHSIYLMMGQGLKPVNEVKAGNVVAIRGLGPYISKSATLSSTRNCWPLASMEFQVSPTLRVAIEPSDPSDMSALMKGLRLLNRADPFVEITVSARGEHVLAAAGEVHLERCIKDLIDRFARVNIEVSSPLVSYRETIEGDGSNLLESLRSLSLNASDYVEKRTPNGRCVIRVHVMKLPHSLTKLLDESTDLLGDIIGGKGSHSIKILESQSPSLEENVDPIEALKSQLVEAGVSSSSETENDREKCKAEWAKLLKRIWALGPREKGPNILFAPDGRRICEDGSILVRGSPHVSQRLGFTEDSTETPPDSALYSEALTLESSIVSGFQLATASGPLCDEPMWGLAFTIESHLAQDSETEKQPENFGIFTGQVMTAVKDACRAAVLQTNPRIVEAMYFCELNTAPEYLGPMYAVLSRRRARVLKEEMQEGSSLFTVHAYVPVSESFGFADELRKGTSGGASALMVLSHWEMLEEDPFFVPKTEEEIEEFGDGASVLPNTARKLINAVRRRKGLHVEEKVVQHATKQRTLARKV encoded by the coding sequence ATGGATGAGTCTGATGGTAGGAAGATTAGGAACATTTGCATCTTAGCACACGTTGACCACGGTAAAACAACTCTCGCTGACCACCTCATTGCTTCCTCCGGTGACGGTGAGCTGCTTAAACCGAGGCTAGCTGGTAAGGTTAGGTACATGGACTATCTCGATGAAGAGCAGCGCCGTGCTATCACCATGAAAAGCTCCTCGATTTCTCTTCGCTACAAGGACTATTCTCTCAACTTGATTGACTCCCCTGGACACATGGACTTCTGTAGTGAAGTCTCTACAGCTGCTCGTCTTAGTGATGGTGCTTTGGTTCTGGTTGATGCTGTTGAAGGTGTACACATTCAGACCCATGCTGTGTTGCGGCAAGCTTGGATTGAGAAGCTCACTCCTTGTTTGGTGCTTAACAAGATTGATAGGCTGATTTGTGAGTTGAGGTTGAGTCCTATGGAAGCCTATACTCGTttgattaggattgttcatgAGGTTAATGGGATTGTGAGTGCGTATAAGTCTGAGAAGTATTTGTCTGATGTTGACTCTATACTTGCGAGTCCTTCAGGTGAGATTACTGATGAGAGTCTTGAGTTGTTGGAGGATGATGAAGAGGTTACGTTTCAGCCTCAGAAGGGTAATGTCGTCTTTGTGTGTGCTTTGGATGGATGGGGTTTTGGGGTCTCTGAGTTTGCTAATTTCTATGCTTCCAAGCTTGGAGCTAAAGCGGAGACGTTGCAGAAATCATTATGGGGTCCTCGTTATTATATTCCTAAGACAAAGATGATTGTAGGGAAGAAGTCTTATGCGGGAAGCAAGATAAAACCAATGTTTGTGCAGTTCGTGCTTGAGCCTTTGTGGGAGGTTTACGAGGCTGCACTAGATCCCGGCAGTGATAGAGCTGTTCTCGCGAAAGTTATCAAATCTTTTAACTTGAATATTCCACAACGCGAGCTTCAGAACAAGGATCCTAAAAACTTGCTTCAATCAGTGATGAGCCGTTGGCTTCCTTTGTCTGATGCAGTCTTGTCTATGGCTGTGAAACATCTGCCAGACCCCATTTCAGCACAGGCATATAGAATCCCACGCTTGGTCCCAGAAAGAAAAGTTATAGGTGGTAACGATGCTGATTCAAGTGTCCTTGCAGAAGCAGAGCATGTTAGAAGATCAATTGAGGCTTGTGACTCTAGCCGTGACTCCCCCTGTGTTGTGTTTGTATCTAAAATGTTCGCTATGCCCATGAAAATGATACCTCTGGGAGGAGACCACAGGGAGAGGATGAACGGTTTAAATGATGACGACAGTAAAAGCGAGTCGGATGAGTGTTTCCTTGCATTTGCCAGGATCTTTAGCGGTGTTCTTCGCGCCGGACAAAGGGTCTTTGTGATTTCCGCTCTATATGATCCTCTCAAAGGCGAATCGTCTCAGAAGTACATTCAAGAAGCAGAACTCCACTCAATCTATCTTATGATGGGACAAGGTTTAAAACCAGTAAACGAGGTGAAAGCTGGGAATGTAGTGGCCATAAGAGGGCTTGGACCATATATATCAAAAAGCGCCACACTTTCATCTACTAGAAACTGCTGGCCCTTAGCCAGCATGGAGTTTCAGGTCTCTCCCACTCTTAGAGTGGCGATAGAGCCATCGGATCCTTCAGATATGAGTGCTCTGATGAAAGGTCTAAGACTTTTGAACCGAGCAGATCCTTTTGTGGAGATCACGGTGTCTGCTCGAGGAGAACATGTGCTTGCTGCTGCTGGAGAAGTTCATCTAGAAAGATGTATCAAGGATTTGATAGACAGATTTGCAAGAGTGAACATTGAAGTCTCTTCGCCTCTCGTTTCCTACAGGGAGACAATTGAAGGTGATGGCTCTAATCTTTTGGAAAGTTTGAGATCTCTGAGCTTGAATGCGTCGGATTACGTTGAGAAGAGAACTCCAAACGGCAGATGCGTTATCAGAGTACATGTCATGAAACTACCACACTCCCTAACCAAGCTGCTTGATGAGAGCACTGACTTGCTTGGTGACATTATTGGAGGCAAAGGCAGTCATAGTATTAAGATACTAGAATCTCAAAGCCCTAGCCTCGAAGAGAATGTGGATCCCATTGAAGCATTAAAGAGCCAGTTAGTTGAAGCTGGCGTTTCATCAAGCTCTGAAACCGAGAATGATCGTGAGAAGTGCAAAGCTGAGTGGGCGAAGTTGCTCAAGAGGATATGGGCGCTTGGTCCAAGAGAGAAAGGTCCAAACATACTATTTGCTCCAGATGGTAGAAGAATCTGCGAGGATGGATCCATTCTCGTGAGAGGCTCTCCTCATGTCTCTCAGAGACTTGGCTTCACAGAAGATTCTACTGAGACACCACCTGACTCAGCATTGTACAGTGAAGCTCTTACTCTCGAAAGCAGCATAGTCTCGGGGTTTCAGCTAGCTACAGCATCAGGACCTCTATGTGATGAACCAATGTGGGGATTAGCTTTCACCATTGAGTCTCATCTCGCACAAGATTCAGAAACAGAGAAACAACCTGAAAACTTTGGAATATTCACAGGACAAGTCATGACAGCTGTCAAAGACGCATGTAGAGCCGCCGTGCTTCAGACAAATCCACGGATCGTGGAAGCTATGTACTTCTGCGAGCTAAACACAGCACCGGAGTATCTTGGTCCCATGTACGCCGTTCTGAGCAGAAGACGAGCTAGAGTTCTCAAGGAAGAAATGCAAGAAGGGTCGTCTCTGTTTACAGTCCATGCCTACGTGCCCGTTTCTGAAAGTTTCGGTTTTGCAGACGAGCTGAGAAAAGGAACGTCAGGTGGTGCGAGTGCTCTGATGGTTCTGAGCCATTGGGAAATGCTTGAGGAAGATCCGTTCTTTGTTCCCAAAACTGAAGAAGAGATTGAAGAGTTTGGTGATGGAGCAAGCGTGCTTCCCAACACGGCGAGGAAGCTCATCAACGCCGTGAGACGCAGGAAAGGGTTACACGTTGAGGAGAAAGTGGTTCAACACGCCACTAAACAGAGAACCTTGGCTCGGAAAGTTTGA
- the LOC106451781 gene encoding uncharacterized protein LOC106451781 isoform X2, producing the protein MPFMMKIQPIDIDSPAVRETAARPVLKSRLKRLFDRPFTNVLRNATSEKPLHGGEVQCGGGAAVTEFEPSSVCLAKMVQNFIEETNEKQAKCGRSRCNCFNGNNDDSSSDDDFDLFGGSTESFIGDASDHLKSLVTCVSVAERNLLADAAKIVDKNRSVKRKEDLRKLLNEGLVSLHYDSSLCKSKWEKSPSFPADVIVGEERLLIDVDFRSEFDIARQTSGYKALLQSLPFIFVGKSDRLTQIVSLISEAAKQSLKKRGMHLPPWRKAEYMRSKWMSSYTRASVVASGNAEEPPATVAAAEPELDCAELELVFEEKSLSPGVINSSSSPFPSVYGGDDDVAVEREVKVTGLASLFKERP; encoded by the exons ATGCCGTTTATGATGAAGATCCAGCCGATTGATATCGATTCACCCGCCGTAAGAGAGACGGCAGCTCGACCGGTGCTCAAATCTCGCCTCAAGCGTTTGTTTGACCGGCCGTTCACAAACGTGCTGAGAAACGCAACCTCCGAGAAACCATTACACGGTGGCGAAGTTCAATGCGGAGGAGGAGCGGCGGTGACGGAGTTCGAGCCGAGCTCCGTTTGCTTAGCGAAGATGGTTCAGAACTTCATAGAGGAAACGAACGAGAAGCAAGCCAAATGTGGACGCAGCCGATGCAACTGCTTCAACGGAAACAACGACGATAGCTCCTCCGACGATGATTTTGATCTCTTCGGTGGTTCAACTGAGTCTTTCATCGGCGACGCCTCTGATCATCTCAAG AGTTTGGTCACATGCGTGAGCGTCGCGGAGAGGAACCTCTTAGCCGACGCGGCGAAGATCGTTGATAAGAACAGATCAGTCAAACGAAAAGAGGATCTGAGGAAGCTCCTCAACGAAGGACTCGTATCTCTTCACTACGATTCTTCACTCTGCAAATCCAAATGGGAGAAATCTCCATCATTCCCAGCTg ATGTGATTGTTGGAGAAGAACGGTTGCTAATCGACGTTGATTTCCGATCAGAGTTCGATATCGCGAGGCAGACGAGTGGTTACAAGGCGTTGCTTCAGTCTCTACCCTTCATCTTCGTCGGCAAATCCGATCGATTAACTCAGATCGTCTCGTTGATCTCCGAGGCGGCGAAAcagagcttgaagaagagagggatgcATTTGCCTCCGTGGAGGAAAGCGGAGTACATGCGATCTAAGTGGATGTCCTCTTACACCAGAGCCTCCGTCGTTGCTTCTGGAAACGCTGAAGAGCCGCCTGCTACGGTGGCCGCGGCTGAGCCGGAGCTAGATTGTGCAGAGCTTGAGCTAGTTTTCGAGGAGAAATCTTTATCTCCGGGAGTTATTAATTCTTCCTCCTCTCCTTTTCCGTCTGTTTACGGCGGTGATGATGATGTGGCGGTGGAGAGAGAAGTTAAGGTCACCGGCTTAGCTTCTTTGTTCAAGGAAAGgccttaa
- the LOC106451781 gene encoding uncharacterized protein LOC106451781 isoform X1, translated as MPFMMKIQPIDIDSPAVRETAARPVLKSRLKRLFDRPFTNVLRNATSEKPLHGGEVQCGGGAAVTEFEPSSVCLAKMVQNFIEETNEKQAKCGRSRCNCFNGNNDDSSSDDDFDLFGGSTESFIGDASDHLKSLVTCVSVAERNLLADAAKIVDKNRSVKRKEDLRKLLNEGLVSLHYDSSLCKSKWEKSPSFPAGEYEYIDVIVGEERLLIDVDFRSEFDIARQTSGYKALLQSLPFIFVGKSDRLTQIVSLISEAAKQSLKKRGMHLPPWRKAEYMRSKWMSSYTRASVVASGNAEEPPATVAAAEPELDCAELELVFEEKSLSPGVINSSSSPFPSVYGGDDDVAVEREVKVTGLASLFKERP; from the exons ATGCCGTTTATGATGAAGATCCAGCCGATTGATATCGATTCACCCGCCGTAAGAGAGACGGCAGCTCGACCGGTGCTCAAATCTCGCCTCAAGCGTTTGTTTGACCGGCCGTTCACAAACGTGCTGAGAAACGCAACCTCCGAGAAACCATTACACGGTGGCGAAGTTCAATGCGGAGGAGGAGCGGCGGTGACGGAGTTCGAGCCGAGCTCCGTTTGCTTAGCGAAGATGGTTCAGAACTTCATAGAGGAAACGAACGAGAAGCAAGCCAAATGTGGACGCAGCCGATGCAACTGCTTCAACGGAAACAACGACGATAGCTCCTCCGACGATGATTTTGATCTCTTCGGTGGTTCAACTGAGTCTTTCATCGGCGACGCCTCTGATCATCTCAAG AGTTTGGTCACATGCGTGAGCGTCGCGGAGAGGAACCTCTTAGCCGACGCGGCGAAGATCGTTGATAAGAACAGATCAGTCAAACGAAAAGAGGATCTGAGGAAGCTCCTCAACGAAGGACTCGTATCTCTTCACTACGATTCTTCACTCTGCAAATCCAAATGGGAGAAATCTCCATCATTCCCAGCTg GTGAATACGAGTACATAGATGTGATTGTTGGAGAAGAACGGTTGCTAATCGACGTTGATTTCCGATCAGAGTTCGATATCGCGAGGCAGACGAGTGGTTACAAGGCGTTGCTTCAGTCTCTACCCTTCATCTTCGTCGGCAAATCCGATCGATTAACTCAGATCGTCTCGTTGATCTCCGAGGCGGCGAAAcagagcttgaagaagagagggatgcATTTGCCTCCGTGGAGGAAAGCGGAGTACATGCGATCTAAGTGGATGTCCTCTTACACCAGAGCCTCCGTCGTTGCTTCTGGAAACGCTGAAGAGCCGCCTGCTACGGTGGCCGCGGCTGAGCCGGAGCTAGATTGTGCAGAGCTTGAGCTAGTTTTCGAGGAGAAATCTTTATCTCCGGGAGTTATTAATTCTTCCTCCTCTCCTTTTCCGTCTGTTTACGGCGGTGATGATGATGTGGCGGTGGAGAGAGAAGTTAAGGTCACCGGCTTAGCTTCTTTGTTCAAGGAAAGgccttaa